The proteins below come from a single Mauremys reevesii isolate NIE-2019 linkage group 6, ASM1616193v1, whole genome shotgun sequence genomic window:
- the SRP19 gene encoding signal recognition particle 19 kDa protein isoform X2, with amino-acid sequence MRFICIYPAYLNNKKTIAEGRRIPMDKAIENPTSTEIQDVCAAIGLNVLVEKNKLYPREWNRDVQYRGRVRVQLKLEDGNPCLPQFPTRKSVMLYAAETIPKLKTRTQKMGGSDQNLQPGEGGKKGKGKKKK; translated from the exons atgag attcatCTGCATCTATCCAGCATACTTAAATAACAAGAAGACAATAGCAGAAGGAAGAAGAATACCTATGGACAAA GCCATTGAAAATCCCACATCTACAGAAATCCAAGATGTATGTGCAGCAATTGGACTCAATGTGCTTGTAGAG AAGAACAAGTTGTACCCTAGAGAGTGGAACCGTGATGTGCAATATAGAGGCAGAGTGCGAGTTCAGCTCAAGCTGGAAGATGGCAACCCATGTTTACCTCAGTTTCCAACAC GTAAATCAGTGATGCTGTATGCAGCAGAAACAATTCCCAAACTGAAAACAAGGACACAAAAAATGGGAGGTAGTGACCAAAATCTCCAGCCAGGAGAGGGAGGCAAAAAAGgcaaagggaagaagaagaagtga
- the SRP19 gene encoding signal recognition particle 19 kDa protein isoform X1, producing MAWAATSPADKERFICIYPAYLNNKKTIAEGRRIPMDKAIENPTSTEIQDVCAAIGLNVLVEKNKLYPREWNRDVQYRGRVRVQLKLEDGNPCLPQFPTRKSVMLYAAETIPKLKTRTQKMGGSDQNLQPGEGGKKGKGKKKK from the exons attcatCTGCATCTATCCAGCATACTTAAATAACAAGAAGACAATAGCAGAAGGAAGAAGAATACCTATGGACAAA GCCATTGAAAATCCCACATCTACAGAAATCCAAGATGTATGTGCAGCAATTGGACTCAATGTGCTTGTAGAG AAGAACAAGTTGTACCCTAGAGAGTGGAACCGTGATGTGCAATATAGAGGCAGAGTGCGAGTTCAGCTCAAGCTGGAAGATGGCAACCCATGTTTACCTCAGTTTCCAACAC GTAAATCAGTGATGCTGTATGCAGCAGAAACAATTCCCAAACTGAAAACAAGGACACAAAAAATGGGAGGTAGTGACCAAAATCTCCAGCCAGGAGAGGGAGGCAAAAAAGgcaaagggaagaagaagaagtga